In the Pseudanabaena sp. PCC 7367 genome, one interval contains:
- a CDS encoding phosphoglycerate kinase gives MAKQTLANLNSSSLSGKKVLVRVDFNVPQDDTGKITDDTRIRAALPTIKHLADAGAKVILASHFGRPKGKVNEGMRLNAVSQRLAELLGKSVVKCDDSIGDQVTTKVNALGNGDVALLENMRFYAEEEGNDKEFSKKLASLADMYVNDAFGTAHRAHASTAGVAEFLSPAVAGFLLDKELQYLSGAIEAPKRPLAAIIGGSKVSSKIGVIETLLDKVDKLIIGGGMIFTFYKARGLAVGKSLVEEDKLDLAKSLEAKAKERGVDLLLPTDVVVADNFSPDANSQTVSIESIPDGWMGLDIGPDSVKTFQAALADCMTVIWNGPMGVFEFDKFAVGTEAIAHSLAELTGKGAITIIGGGDSVAAVEKVGVAEKMSHISTGGGASLELLEGKTLPGIAALDDA, from the coding sequence GTGGCTAAGCAAACTTTAGCAAACTTAAACTCTAGCAGCCTATCTGGCAAAAAAGTCCTGGTTAGGGTTGATTTTAATGTACCTCAGGATGATACAGGCAAAATTACTGACGATACCAGGATTCGGGCTGCGCTCCCCACAATCAAACACTTAGCTGATGCTGGTGCTAAAGTGATCTTAGCAAGTCATTTTGGCCGTCCCAAGGGGAAGGTGAACGAAGGGATGCGCCTGAATGCTGTATCGCAAAGATTGGCTGAGTTATTGGGTAAGTCGGTGGTCAAGTGTGACGATAGTATTGGCGATCAGGTAACTACCAAGGTGAACGCTCTGGGCAATGGTGATGTAGCGCTGTTGGAAAATATGCGCTTCTATGCGGAAGAGGAAGGCAACGACAAAGAATTTTCGAAAAAACTGGCATCCCTGGCGGATATGTATGTGAATGATGCCTTTGGGACTGCCCACCGCGCCCATGCTTCCACTGCCGGTGTGGCGGAATTTCTATCCCCAGCGGTGGCTGGCTTTTTGCTCGACAAGGAATTGCAATACCTGAGCGGGGCGATCGAAGCGCCAAAACGTCCCCTGGCAGCGATCATTGGTGGCTCTAAGGTATCCAGCAAAATTGGTGTGATTGAAACCCTACTCGATAAGGTAGACAAGTTGATCATCGGTGGTGGTATGATCTTCACCTTCTATAAGGCCAGAGGTTTGGCTGTGGGTAAGTCTTTGGTGGAAGAAGACAAACTGGATCTGGCTAAGAGCTTGGAAGCAAAGGCCAAAGAGCGCGGTGTGGATTTGCTTTTGCCTACCGATGTGGTGGTAGCCGACAACTTCAGCCCCGATGCCAACTCCCAAACCGTTAGTATTGAAAGCATCCCCGATGGTTGGATGGGCTTGGACATTGGTCCTGATTCCGTCAAGACTTTCCAGGCGGCCTTGGCGGACTGCATGACTGTGATCTGGAATGGCCCGATGGGTGTATTTGAATTTGATAAGTTTGCGGTGGGCACCGAGGCGATCGCCCATTCCCTGGCAGAACTAACTGGCAAGGGTGCGATCACAATCATTGGTGGTGGTGATTCGGTTGCCGCGGTCGAGAAGGTGGGCGTGGCCGAAAAAATGAGCCATATTTCCACTGGTGGTGGCGCTAGCTTGGAACTGCTGGAAGGCAAGACCCTACCTGGGATCGCTGCTTTGGATGATGCTTAG
- a CDS encoding glycosyltransferase family 2 protein, with protein MPEMSAMPDPEKSAIAPNQSSPNPSVFLVIPAHNRREITLSCLNQLQQNGDLTQYQAIVVDDGSSDGTGGAIAQQFPDVIVLAGDGNLWWTGAIAKGMASAADQGADYFFWLNDDCLPEAGAIAKMVQFMQAQPNSLVSAACYLSELEDFKDSTTSATNPEQGDRNVPANHNLIPTGAQGRKQVTALPGEVVQVSEMSGHCVGIPAAVVAKIGFPDGDRCPQYFGDNTYILKAVKSGFSAYILGDAQAKHLGLVKSTIADFVNSFRAQGKLTAQPDFWPAMKLLFGDRKSIFYLPAQFNYCQDKYGAIVGLAIFGFKLIGWLWQLVQVELRGLSISSQLEREQVLNAREIEKPGNVTSE; from the coding sequence ATGCCTGAAATGTCTGCAATGCCTGATCCAGAAAAGTCCGCGATCGCTCCTAATCAAAGTTCGCCCAATCCATCCGTATTTCTAGTGATCCCTGCCCACAATCGCCGCGAGATCACGCTGAGTTGTTTAAATCAATTACAACAAAATGGGGATTTAACCCAATATCAAGCGATCGTAGTGGATGATGGCTCCAGCGATGGCACTGGTGGCGCGATCGCCCAACAATTCCCCGATGTAATAGTTTTAGCTGGGGATGGCAACCTCTGGTGGACAGGAGCAATCGCCAAGGGGATGGCATCTGCGGCAGACCAGGGAGCTGATTATTTTTTCTGGCTCAACGACGATTGTTTGCCAGAGGCAGGCGCGATCGCCAAAATGGTGCAGTTCATGCAAGCTCAGCCTAATTCTTTGGTCAGTGCTGCTTGCTATTTAAGTGAACTAGAAGACTTTAAAGATTCAACCACATCTGCGACTAACCCAGAGCAAGGCGATCGCAATGTTCCTGCAAACCACAACCTGATCCCAACCGGAGCCCAGGGACGCAAGCAAGTAACCGCGTTGCCTGGCGAAGTGGTGCAGGTTAGTGAAATGAGTGGCCATTGCGTGGGGATTCCGGCGGCAGTGGTAGCGAAAATTGGCTTCCCCGATGGCGATCGCTGCCCTCAATATTTTGGCGATAATACTTATATCCTGAAAGCGGTGAAAAGTGGATTTTCTGCCTATATTCTTGGCGATGCTCAGGCAAAGCATTTGGGATTGGTCAAGTCCACGATCGCTGATTTTGTAAACTCATTTCGCGCTCAGGGCAAGCTTACGGCTCAGCCTGATTTTTGGCCAGCGATGAAGTTATTGTTTGGCGATCGCAAGTCGATTTTTTATCTTCCGGCTCAGTTTAATTACTGCCAGGATAAGTACGGCGCGATCGTAGGACTAGCGATCTTTGGTTTTAAATTAATTGGCTGGCTATGGCAATTGGTGCAAGTTGAACTTCGGGGATTGAGCATATCTAGCCAACTTGAGCGTGAACAGGTCTTAAATGCTAGAGAGATTGAAAAGCCTGGTAATGTTACTAGTGAGTAA
- a CDS encoding ribonuclease H-like domain-containing protein, which yields MNIKSFRIFDNDLDQSAINVYLSSNAIAVDTETMGLIPRRDRLCLVQICNEDEYISLVRVERGIESAPYLKQLMEATHVTKVFHYARFDVGILKYQLGINTSPIFCTKIASKLARTYTDKHGLREVVKELTQVDLDKSAQSSDWGNIQNLSEHQLQYATNDVRYLLAISKTLTQMLKREERYDLAIKCFDHIPTIVELDLLGYDNVFRH from the coding sequence ATGAATATAAAAAGCTTCCGCATCTTTGATAATGACTTAGACCAAAGCGCCATTAATGTTTATTTGAGCAGTAATGCGATCGCCGTGGATACCGAAACAATGGGATTGATACCTCGCCGCGATCGCCTTTGTCTGGTGCAAATTTGCAACGAAGATGAATATATCAGCCTGGTGCGAGTAGAACGAGGGATCGAATCAGCACCATACCTCAAACAGCTCATGGAAGCTACCCATGTAACCAAGGTATTTCACTATGCCAGGTTTGATGTGGGCATTCTTAAATATCAATTGGGGATTAATACCAGCCCAATTTTTTGTACTAAGATCGCCAGTAAGCTAGCTCGCACCTACACCGATAAACACGGCTTGCGCGAGGTGGTCAAGGAGCTAACCCAGGTCGATCTTGATAAGTCCGCCCAATCCTCTGACTGGGGTAATATTCAAAACCTGTCTGAGCATCAATTGCAATATGCCACCAATGATGTGCGCTATTTGTTGGCCATATCTAAAACCCTGACCCAGATGCTCAAACGAGAAGAGCGTTATGACTTAGCGATCAAATGTTTTGATCATATTCCCACGATCGTAGAGCTAGATTTGCTCGGTTACGATAATGTGTTTAGGCATTAG
- the psb29 gene encoding photosystem II biogenesis protein Psp29: MNTVRTVSDAKRDFFQAFPRPINSVYRRVVDELLVEMHLLTVNQTFAYDPVFALGAITAYDRFMLGYEPESERDRILPAICGAVHLNAEQMRHDASSLAELAMRSPIDVKQFLTSLETTENLEPLTGTIRAIAANQKFKYSRLFAIGLFTLLETADPNTMSDNDKRQELIKQVGDALNLGSEKLIKDLDLYRSNLEKVEQARQMMKDLVEAERKKKEQRENPPKSDAAAYAAEDGQDAPKPEDEANDSSNSSTEANSEAN; this comes from the coding sequence GTGAATACTGTCCGCACCGTATCTGACGCAAAACGCGATTTCTTCCAAGCTTTCCCGCGACCGATCAATTCGGTTTATCGCCGGGTGGTTGATGAACTGTTGGTAGAGATGCATCTGTTGACGGTAAATCAAACCTTTGCCTATGACCCGGTATTTGCGCTGGGGGCGATCACTGCCTACGATCGCTTTATGCTGGGCTATGAGCCTGAATCAGAACGCGATCGGATTTTGCCAGCCATTTGCGGTGCCGTACATCTCAATGCGGAACAAATGCGCCATGATGCTTCGAGTCTGGCGGAATTAGCCATGCGATCGCCGATCGATGTGAAGCAGTTTTTGACTTCCCTGGAAACTACCGAAAATCTGGAACCGCTCACGGGTACGATCCGCGCGATCGCTGCCAATCAGAAGTTTAAATATAGCCGCCTGTTTGCGATCGGTCTGTTTACGTTGCTGGAAACTGCTGATCCCAATACCATGTCGGACAATGACAAACGCCAGGAATTGATCAAGCAGGTGGGCGATGCGCTTAACCTGGGCTCAGAGAAGCTGATTAAGGATTTAGACCTCTATCGATCGAATCTGGAGAAGGTGGAACAAGCCCGCCAGATGATGAAGGATTTAGTCGAAGCAGAGCGCAAAAAGAAGGAACAGCGGGAGAATCCCCCTAAGTCTGATGCGGCGGCTTATGCTGCTGAAGATGGACAAGATGCACCAAAGCCCGAAGATGAAGCAAACGATTCTTCTAATTCTTCGACCGAGGCTAATTCTGAAGCTAATTAA
- a CDS encoding D-alanyl-lipoteichoic acid biosynthesis protein DltD, with translation MELSQSHRQNLALSDRPSESGWHLDNLAITKARQQGDCLYLHIKTNAPHQVISAIASNAAIHAEGINRMKLHGKKWALGLDMPLGDAAFVAAGITERLVKLPQLAQATLKVLLKYNCLSVLCESKQELVKAVTALPVLEVLRQSHPSEYFQSVTVSSRVAGAKSVSWRFDVDLAVIGVEPDSAQTNGKGLLNGANGANGTSRNGHAADSLGANLVPFDALESGNGNHAVDLEQIEQVDRWQILKKSGTNTLSYLQQWSREFFKFRWLVTTADSAPSPADRLNGHPPRRNQLKNNDLGLITCTTSLIVGLATTLVIDRSLVGFVNDLPEPTTAVLPAPPANLDQAIVAEQEPLPNYNNEHLNQKLELLRWHVAANRQPPEVMIFGSSRAFRGIDPVTLERSLQEYDPVYKHVEVFNMGINGATAQVVNLQLTRIMSPEQLPRMIILADGVRAFNSSRPDLTYQDIASSEGYLELLISGGDRPDLAGDNLDEAKQTLKHSPYLRDTANAILQAYDQRGQLREALVEGYNHLAPGLSNTNRLVDQSAPSQLGEMDDRGFIGVNVVFDPRTYFQAYTRVSGKYDSDYRDLDLYGEQIDAFYALTNFCRRHNIELVVINMPLHSTYLDEARSQYEQEFNDRMNELADRWDFAYIDLSTQWQDQPQLFSDPSHLNINGAVALSRQLVGLSKINWQILQY, from the coding sequence ATGGAATTGTCGCAATCGCATCGACAAAATTTAGCCCTTAGCGATCGCCCATCCGAATCGGGGTGGCATTTGGACAATTTAGCAATTACCAAAGCCCGCCAGCAGGGTGATTGTTTATATCTGCACATTAAAACCAACGCGCCACATCAGGTAATCTCAGCGATCGCTTCTAATGCGGCGATCCATGCGGAAGGCATCAACCGGATGAAACTGCATGGCAAAAAATGGGCTTTGGGGCTGGATATGCCATTGGGGGATGCGGCCTTTGTGGCAGCGGGTATTACCGAGCGATTGGTTAAATTGCCGCAACTGGCTCAGGCCACTCTAAAAGTTTTATTAAAATACAACTGCTTGAGTGTGCTATGCGAGAGTAAGCAAGAACTAGTTAAGGCGGTTACAGCCTTGCCAGTGTTGGAAGTGTTACGCCAATCGCACCCATCAGAATATTTCCAATCAGTCACGGTTTCAAGTCGGGTTGCCGGGGCAAAATCTGTTTCCTGGCGGTTTGATGTCGATCTGGCGGTGATTGGGGTTGAGCCGGACTCAGCCCAAACCAATGGTAAAGGCTTGCTTAATGGAGCTAATGGAGCTAATGGAACGAGTAGAAATGGTCATGCTGCGGATAGTCTAGGAGCTAATTTAGTCCCATTTGATGCTCTTGAATCTGGCAATGGCAATCATGCGGTTGATTTAGAGCAAATTGAGCAAGTCGATCGCTGGCAGATCCTCAAAAAATCTGGAACCAATACCCTAAGCTATTTGCAGCAATGGAGTAGAGAGTTTTTCAAGTTTCGTTGGTTAGTCACAACTGCCGATTCTGCTCCGAGTCCAGCCGATCGCCTCAATGGACATCCCCCCAGACGCAATCAACTAAAAAATAATGATCTTGGCTTGATTACCTGCACCACCAGCCTGATCGTAGGACTAGCAACCACCCTGGTGATCGATCGTAGTTTGGTGGGGTTTGTGAATGACTTACCGGAACCAACCACTGCTGTGCTGCCCGCACCACCAGCAAATTTAGATCAAGCCATAGTAGCAGAGCAAGAACCTTTACCCAACTACAACAATGAACATCTCAATCAAAAGCTAGAGTTATTACGCTGGCATGTGGCGGCCAATCGCCAACCACCAGAAGTCATGATTTTTGGCAGCTCAAGAGCCTTTCGGGGTATCGATCCTGTCACCCTAGAGCGATCGCTCCAGGAATATGACCCGGTGTATAAGCATGTTGAAGTTTTTAACATGGGGATTAATGGCGCTACGGCTCAGGTAGTTAACCTGCAACTAACCCGGATTATGTCGCCGGAGCAATTGCCCCGCATGATTATTTTGGCCGATGGGGTGCGAGCATTTAACAGCAGCCGCCCAGATCTCACTTATCAAGATATTGCCAGCTCGGAGGGGTATTTAGAACTATTAATCTCTGGAGGCGATCGCCCTGATTTAGCAGGGGATAATCTGGATGAAGCTAAACAAACCCTCAAGCACTCTCCTTATTTACGAGATACAGCCAATGCGATCTTGCAAGCCTATGACCAGCGCGGCCAACTGCGGGAAGCTCTGGTGGAAGGATATAATCACCTAGCACCTGGTTTGAGTAATACCAATCGCCTTGTTGATCAAAGTGCGCCCAGCCAGTTGGGGGAAATGGACGATCGCGGCTTTATTGGTGTGAATGTGGTGTTTGATCCGCGTACCTATTTCCAGGCATATACCAGGGTTTCTGGTAAATATGATTCTGACTACCGCGATTTGGATCTCTATGGTGAGCAGATCGATGCTTTTTATGCGCTGACAAATTTTTGCCGCCGCCACAACATTGAGTTAGTTGTAATCAATATGCCGCTGCATAGCACCTACCTGGATGAAGCCCGATCGCAGTATGAACAAGAATTCAACGATCGCATGAATGAACTGGCCGATCGCTGGGACTTTGCCTATATCGATCTATCGACCCAATGGCAAGATCAACCACAGCTTTTTTCCGATCCGAGCCACTTAAACATTAATGGCGCGGTGGCGCTAAGCCGGCAACTGGTAGGCTTGAGCAAGATTAATTGGCAGATCTTGCAATATTAA
- a CDS encoding universal stress protein, translating into MFNTILFPTDQTRESRHAFDLVVDVVKKYQAKLIVLSVVTPEEAESKLPAAEQFLTKIQQSLQELGITAQTKIEQGIPAFAICDVADDLNANLIVMGSKGESLLDDEQQDSVSQKVLNLSPCPVLVVP; encoded by the coding sequence ATGTTTAATACGATCTTGTTCCCAACAGACCAAACCCGCGAATCGCGTCATGCTTTTGACCTAGTTGTTGATGTTGTTAAAAAATATCAAGCCAAATTAATCGTACTATCTGTCGTTACCCCTGAGGAAGCAGAAAGTAAATTACCTGCCGCTGAGCAATTCCTGACCAAAATCCAGCAGAGTTTACAGGAGCTAGGAATTACAGCTCAGACCAAGATTGAGCAAGGGATTCCGGCCTTTGCGATCTGTGATGTGGCCGACGATCTCAATGCTAACTTAATTGTGATGGGTTCTAAGGGTGAATCCTTGCTTGATGACGAGCAACAAGACAGCGTGAGCCAAAAAGTGTTAAATCTATCACCCTGTCCGGTGCTGGTTGTGCCATGA
- a CDS encoding single-stranded DNA-binding protein has protein sequence MNSFILMANVVTEPELRYTPDNQNSLATFLVQFPGGNRPEDQPIRLKVTGWNNLATEIMEKYHKGDQLVLEGRLGMNSIDRGAYKEKRAEMTASRIYAVGGSSDGDGYNASHDDYGSAAPAQVPTAAPPVANNPEYDDIPF, from the coding sequence ATGAATAGCTTCATTTTGATGGCAAATGTGGTGACAGAACCAGAACTGCGCTACACCCCCGACAATCAAAACTCGTTGGCTACTTTTCTGGTGCAATTTCCCGGTGGCAATCGCCCCGAAGATCAACCGATTCGATTGAAGGTGACGGGCTGGAATAATCTGGCCACTGAGATCATGGAAAAATATCACAAAGGCGATCAATTGGTGTTGGAGGGTCGCTTGGGCATGAACTCGATCGATCGGGGTGCCTATAAGGAAAAACGCGCCGAAATGACCGCCTCACGGATTTATGCGGTTGGTGGTAGCAGTGATGGCGATGGTTATAATGCTAGCCATGATGACTATGGCAGTGCTGCCCCTGCTCAGGTGCCTACGGCGGCTCCACCTGTTGCCAATAATCCTGAGTACGACGATATTCCGTTCTAG
- the cutA gene encoding divalent-cation tolerance protein CutA, protein MADSDSLIIVTTTVADRPTADQLARSLVESCHAACVQIVPEISSTYYWQGEMCVEAECLLLIKTLASKYAELEAELRSLHPYDEPEIVAIAASAVSQSYLQWAIDALARQK, encoded by the coding sequence GTGGCCGACTCAGACTCGCTGATAATTGTTACCACCACCGTAGCCGATCGCCCTACTGCCGATCAATTAGCGCGATCGCTGGTGGAAAGTTGTCATGCTGCCTGTGTGCAAATTGTGCCAGAAATCAGCTCTACCTACTATTGGCAGGGTGAGATGTGCGTTGAGGCAGAATGTTTGTTATTGATTAAAACGCTGGCCTCAAAATACGCTGAGTTAGAAGCAGAGTTGCGATCGCTCCATCCCTATGATGAACCGGAAATTGTGGCGATCGCGGCTAGTGCAGTGAGCCAGTCCTATTTGCAATGGGCGATCGATGCCTTGGCACGGCAAAAATAA
- the carA gene encoding glutamine-hydrolyzing carbamoyl-phosphate synthase small subunit, with translation MVKQAAILVLADGSCYRGFAFGATGTAIGEVVFNTGMTGYQEVLTDPSYSGQIITFTYPELGNTGVTPEDEESDKPKAKGAIARNITYVPSNWRSQQSLPDYLKTHNIVGIAGIDTRALTRKLRSMGAMNGGISTEILDPEELLAKVKSAPSMQGLNLAQGASTTQIYEWQEPTIAGWEYAEDDAKQPSDGEQLTVVAIDFGVKRNILRRLVSYGCRVIVVPADTPTEKILEYNPDGIFLSNGPGDPAAVTEGVKTAQALLKANKPMFGICLGHQILGLSMGGETFKLKFGHRGLNQPAQNQAENSDRRVEITSQNHGFALDSISLDGSAAQVTHWNLNDKTVAGLEHKELPIFSVQYHPEASPGPHDADYLFEKFVAAMRSHKKSAVSS, from the coding sequence ATGGTAAAGCAAGCAGCAATTTTGGTTCTGGCGGACGGTAGCTGCTATCGGGGATTTGCGTTTGGCGCAACCGGTACGGCGATCGGCGAGGTGGTTTTTAATACGGGCATGACTGGCTATCAGGAGGTTTTAACCGACCCTAGCTATAGCGGTCAAATTATTACCTTTACCTATCCCGAACTGGGTAATACGGGGGTGACCCCTGAAGATGAAGAGTCGGACAAGCCCAAGGCCAAAGGGGCGATCGCCCGCAACATTACCTATGTGCCCAGCAATTGGCGATCGCAGCAGTCTTTGCCCGATTATCTCAAAACCCATAACATTGTTGGGATTGCCGGGATCGATACCCGTGCCCTGACCCGTAAATTGCGCTCAATGGGGGCAATGAATGGGGGCATTTCCACGGAAATTCTCGATCCAGAAGAATTATTAGCCAAAGTCAAATCAGCGCCATCGATGCAGGGTTTGAATCTAGCGCAAGGTGCTAGCACCACCCAGATTTATGAATGGCAAGAACCCACGATCGCCGGGTGGGAATATGCTGAGGATGATGCTAAACAGCCCAGTGATGGTGAGCAACTAACCGTGGTGGCGATCGATTTCGGCGTAAAACGTAATATCCTGCGGCGATTGGTTAGCTATGGCTGCCGCGTGATTGTGGTTCCGGCCGATACCCCAACGGAGAAAATTTTAGAATATAATCCCGATGGCATTTTCCTTTCCAATGGCCCTGGCGATCCCGCCGCAGTAACTGAGGGTGTAAAAACTGCCCAGGCTCTGCTGAAAGCCAATAAGCCTATGTTTGGCATTTGCCTCGGCCATCAAATTCTGGGGCTATCAATGGGTGGTGAAACCTTTAAGCTCAAGTTTGGTCATCGTGGTCTAAATCAACCGGCTCAGAATCAAGCCGAAAATTCCGATCGACGGGTGGAAATCACCAGCCAGAATCATGGTTTTGCCCTCGATAGTATTTCACTGGATGGTTCAGCGGCGCAGGTGACCCATTGGAACCTGAATGACAAAACAGTGGCCGGCTTGGAGCATAAGGAGCTACCGATCTTCTCGGTGCAATATCACCCCGAAGCCAGCCCTGGCCCCCATGACGCAGACTATTTGTTTGAAAAGTTTGTGGCGGCAATGCGATCCCATAAAAAATCAGCGGTTTCCAGTTAA
- a CDS encoding TIGR03960 family B12-binding radical SAM protein — protein sequence MTLTQQIENLITAEIEKPARYLGNELGAVHKPWQSATIRWSLTYPEVYEVAASNLGHIILYSILNQQAGQLCDRAYLPAADLTRKLRETNTPLFAVESKRSLVEFDILGFSLSYELGATNILEMLDLAQIPLTWRERQAASPNDLSLPLIFAGGQTATSNPEPYAEFFDFLAMGDGEECLPEIGAVLKTAKETGKSRQEMLLDLAQQVPGVYVPQFYDSDPLTGAVKPNRPDVPARILRRVATPMPERSIGLVPYIETVHDRLTIEIRRGCTRGCRFCQPGMLTRPARDVEPEAIVNTVEKAMRETGYNEFSLLSLSCSDYLALPAVGLEIKERFPDEHVTLSLPSQRVDRFDHNIANVLKGDGRNQGLTFAPEAGTQRLRDVINKDLTDAELLRGIKIAHDEGWDKIKLYFMIGLPTETDEDVLGIARTIAWLQEQCRTKGRKRLNFNVTISNFTPKPHTPFQWHGVSTTEFERKQDLLRAEFRKIRGVKVNYTDVRISAMEDFVGRGDRTLSQVIKHAWQKGAGMDSWFENTQQAFAAWSRAIAEAGLQWKMPLPALEADLPWDHLDTGIDKQWLIDDWYQSLEAKVVPDCSFAKCYQCGVCGPSFGHNVVLKSPPIPEFLQQTNLEPIASVQRLRMVFGKLGQMALISHLDLMRLFERAARRAQLPLSFTGGFHPGPRIAIANALPLGYCSNGEVADFELLETIDPAEFKQRLAAKLPEDVPILDVVEIDLKAKSAARTITRAEYTIELGFDCGAIAEQIANEPIEKRDRNYWQAVLDRIIAAPSIQMVKITKSGKEKMIELRDRLHEIELIDVNPFMGSPKLRFVGSCLPNGDNLKPDYVLFMLQEFSNSQDLKINRVTRESLS from the coding sequence ATGACACTTACCCAACAGATCGAAAACCTGATTACTGCCGAGATTGAAAAACCCGCCCGTTATCTGGGAAATGAGTTGGGGGCTGTGCATAAACCCTGGCAATCAGCTACGATCCGTTGGTCGCTTACCTATCCTGAAGTTTATGAGGTGGCAGCTTCTAATCTGGGGCACATTATTCTCTATAGCATTCTCAATCAGCAAGCAGGGCAACTTTGCGATCGTGCCTATTTGCCCGCAGCCGATCTGACCCGCAAGCTACGGGAAACCAATACGCCTTTGTTTGCAGTGGAGTCAAAGCGATCGTTGGTGGAGTTTGACATTCTCGGCTTCAGTCTCAGCTATGAGTTGGGTGCGACAAATATTCTGGAAATGTTGGATCTGGCGCAAATTCCGCTCACCTGGCGCGAACGTCAGGCAGCTAGTCCCAATGATTTAAGCTTACCGCTGATTTTTGCTGGCGGCCAAACCGCTACTTCCAATCCTGAACCCTATGCGGAATTTTTTGATTTCCTGGCGATGGGAGATGGTGAGGAATGCTTGCCAGAAATTGGCGCAGTGCTAAAAACTGCCAAGGAAACCGGTAAATCGCGCCAAGAAATGCTGCTGGATTTGGCACAGCAAGTGCCCGGTGTATATGTACCGCAGTTTTATGATAGCGATCCACTCACTGGTGCAGTCAAACCCAATCGCCCTGATGTGCCAGCCAGGATTTTGCGTCGGGTAGCCACCCCCATGCCAGAGCGCAGTATTGGTCTGGTTCCCTACATTGAAACTGTTCACGATCGCCTCACGATCGAGATTCGGCGCGGCTGCACCAGGGGTTGTCGGTTCTGTCAGCCGGGAATGCTCACCCGTCCGGCCAGGGATGTGGAACCAGAAGCGATCGTGAATACGGTCGAAAAGGCAATGCGCGAGACAGGCTATAACGAATTTTCCCTATTGTCGCTCTCCTGTTCTGATTACCTGGCTTTGCCAGCGGTGGGTTTAGAGATTAAAGAGCGCTTCCCCGATGAGCATGTCACCCTCTCACTACCTAGCCAACGGGTCGATCGCTTTGATCATAATATTGCCAATGTGCTAAAAGGTGATGGCCGCAATCAAGGGTTAACATTTGCACCGGAGGCAGGCACCCAACGGCTGCGCGATGTAATTAATAAAGACTTGACCGATGCAGAATTGCTACGCGGGATTAAAATTGCCCATGATGAGGGCTGGGATAAAATCAAGCTCTATTTCATGATTGGCTTGCCCACCGAAACCGACGAGGATGTGTTGGGCATTGCCAGAACGATCGCCTGGTTGCAGGAACAATGCCGCACCAAAGGTCGTAAACGGCTTAATTTTAATGTCACGATTTCTAACTTCACCCCCAAACCCCATACACCGTTTCAATGGCATGGCGTGAGCACAACAGAATTTGAACGCAAGCAGGATCTACTGCGGGCTGAGTTTAGGAAGATTCGCGGCGTAAAGGTGAATTACACTGACGTACGCATTTCGGCGATGGAAGACTTTGTGGGGCGGGGCGATCGCACCCTGTCGCAGGTAATCAAACATGCCTGGCAGAAGGGCGCGGGAATGGATTCCTGGTTTGAGAACACCCAACAAGCATTTGCTGCCTGGTCACGGGCGATCGCTGAGGCAGGGTTGCAATGGAAGATGCCGTTGCCTGCTTTGGAAGCTGATTTGCCCTGGGATCACCTGGATACAGGAATAGATAAGCAATGGTTGATTGATGACTGGTATCAGTCCCTAGAAGCTAAAGTTGTCCCCGATTGCTCCTTTGCTAAATGCTATCAATGCGGCGTGTGCGGGCCTAGCTTTGGCCATAATGTGGTGCTAAAGTCGCCACCAATCCCAGAATTTTTGCAGCAAACTAACCTGGAGCCGATCGCCAGTGTGCAGCGGTTGCGGATGGTGTTTGGCAAGCTGGGGCAAATGGCGCTGATTTCCCATCTTGATCTAATGCGCTTGTTTGAACGGGCAGCAAGACGCGCCCAACTACCGCTGTCGTTTACGGGTGGCTTCCATCCTGGCCCCCGCATTGCGATCGCCAATGCCCTGCCCCTGGGCTATTGCAGTAATGGTGAGGTGGCTGATTTTGAATTATTAGAAACCATTGATCCAGCGGAGTTTAAGCAACGCTTGGCGGCCAAGCTACCTGAGGATGTACCAATTCTTGATGTGGTTGAAATTGATCTCAAGGCTAAATCAGCAGCACGCACAATTACCAGGGCTGAATATACGATCGAATTGGGGTTTGATTGCGGCGCAATTGCTGAACAAATAGCTAATGAACCGATTGAAAAACGCGATCGCAACTACTGGCAGGCTGTGCTCGATCGGATCATTGCTGCTCCATCAATCCAGATGGTCAAGATCACCAAATCGGGCAAGGAAAAAATGATCGAACTGCGCGATCGTTTGCACGAAATTGAGCTAATTGATGTCAACCCGTTTATGGGATCGCCCAAGCTCAGGTTTGTGGGTAGTTGTCTGCCCAATGGCGATAATCTCAAGCCGGATTATGTGTTGTTTATGCTGCAAGAATTTTCCAATAGCCAGGATTTGAAGATTAATCGGGTAACCCGTGAATCACTCTCTTAA